A genomic stretch from Halictus rubicundus isolate RS-2024b unplaced genomic scaffold, iyHalRubi1_principal scaffold0165, whole genome shotgun sequence includes:
- the LOC143363894 gene encoding uncharacterized protein LOC143363894 produces the protein MLPASQTGFRKGVGCVDNIYVLNYLLNRQVRRKERKMVIFFVDLKAAFDAVDREILVKALRERGVREGLVVRCEEMLRETRSKVMVGGEEGASFWTIRGVRQGCPLSPLLFTLLLADMDEVLEKGGWGE, from the coding sequence ATGTTACCGGCGAGTCAGACGGGGTTCaggaagggggtggggtgcGTAGATAATATATACGTGCTGAATTATCTCCTAAACAGGCAGGtgagaaggaaggaaaggaagatggtgatcttctttgtagatctgaaggcGGCATTCGACGCGGTGGACAGGGAAATATTGGTGAAAGCCTTAAGAGAAAGGGGAGTAAGGGAAGGGCTGGTTGTGAGATGTGAGGAGATGTTGAGGGAGACGAGGAGTAAAGTTAtggtgggaggggaggagggggcaaGTTTTTGGACGATAAggggggtgaggcaggggtgcccgctaAGCCCGTTGCTATTTACACTGCTGCTGGCGGATATGGACGAGGTGCTGGAGAAGGGAGGATGGGGGGAGTAA